The Pirellulimonas nuda genome includes a region encoding these proteins:
- a CDS encoding dihydrofolate reductase family protein has product MAKLVFGMNQSLDGYVDHTAFGPSPTLFRHFIEEARGQAGSVYGRRMYEVMRYWDDDHPEWDEDRRAFAAAWRAQPKWVVSRSLKSVGPNATLVADDLEGGIRGLKAERDGEIEVAGPCLAHSLTELGLIDEYRIYVHPVVLGGGKPYFAGPRPRLRLVSHDRMDGDVIRLIYVPA; this is encoded by the coding sequence ATGGCAAAGCTCGTGTTCGGCATGAACCAGTCCCTGGACGGCTACGTCGACCACACGGCGTTTGGCCCCAGCCCCACGCTCTTCCGCCACTTCATCGAGGAGGCCCGGGGGCAGGCGGGGAGCGTGTACGGCCGGCGGATGTATGAGGTGATGCGCTACTGGGACGACGACCATCCCGAATGGGACGAAGACAGACGCGCCTTCGCGGCGGCGTGGCGGGCCCAGCCGAAGTGGGTGGTCTCGCGTTCGCTCAAGTCGGTCGGCCCCAACGCCACGCTTGTTGCAGACGATCTCGAGGGCGGCATCCGCGGGCTGAAGGCCGAGCGCGACGGGGAGATCGAGGTCGCCGGCCCGTGCTTGGCGCACAGCCTCACCGAGCTGGGGCTGATCGATGAGTACCGCATCTATGTGCACCCGGTGGTGCTCGGCGGCGGCAAGCCCTACTTCGCCGGCCCCCGCCCGCGGCTCCGCTTGGTCAGTCATGATCGGATGGACGGAGACGTGATCCGGTTGATCTACGTTCCTGCTTGA
- a CDS encoding type II toxin-antitoxin system HicB family antitoxin, which produces MITYRAMYKFLDDGVHAEALDFPGAISCGSDLDEARRMLASALVDMAEAAIASGEALPLPDPSLTCDESDLEEPVHLVLRATHRVAQVPEGAAP; this is translated from the coding sequence ATGATTACCTACCGCGCAATGTACAAGTTCCTCGACGACGGCGTCCACGCCGAGGCGCTCGACTTCCCCGGCGCTATCTCGTGCGGCAGCGACCTGGACGAGGCCCGGCGGATGCTGGCCAGCGCGCTGGTAGACATGGCAGAAGCCGCGATCGCCAGCGGCGAAGCCCTTCCGCTCCCCGACCCGTCGCTGACCTGCGACGAGTCCGACCTGGAAGAGCCGGTGCACCTCGTGCTGCGGGCGACGCACCGCGTGGCGCAGGTTCCAGAAGGGGCCGCGCCGTGA
- a CDS encoding LamG domain-containing protein, producing the protein MRTIALVLVLSLAAAATHADDYASNRQRVVRTPGLVAFWDFVKREPEGLHRFTAHVPEGSPTDYPLDAANYVKDCWGEGRDATYDDFPLLGRGPFGQAIRIRKEEDATFRPMLLVPRSRLHGTPLDIKGGGRSVSVVVWAIRESGTHALAGIWHEGVDLKHASNADAVKGAPGQRQYALFAGLNKGGSACGHVSENGRGSFLNKYALHKCNSVPRSPEVAGDSPAGVLDASWQTFAMTFDDGRDELTGWLDGVAGERWLDDPKKAGLLSYAYNAYMQGHYHRIPGTQPDEDETFPPDQYYNPPEEELLAMEVTRQNPTERVERRDYRNTRVEVTLAKNKRGVWTETSRDLVALRLNPWWYPHGIYAPEDATTGGPFTIGRVIHNGRSVGFTGWIGGVAVYDRALTADELAALSACAEPPSQ; encoded by the coding sequence ATGCGAACCATCGCCCTTGTGCTCGTGCTGTCGTTGGCTGCCGCAGCGACGCATGCCGATGACTACGCGTCCAACCGTCAACGGGTCGTCCGTACGCCGGGCCTGGTCGCGTTTTGGGACTTCGTCAAGCGAGAGCCCGAGGGGCTGCATCGCTTCACCGCTCACGTGCCGGAGGGGTCGCCCACCGATTATCCGCTCGATGCAGCGAACTACGTGAAGGACTGCTGGGGTGAGGGGCGTGACGCTACCTACGACGACTTTCCGCTATTGGGCCGGGGCCCGTTCGGGCAGGCCATCCGCATCCGGAAAGAAGAAGACGCCACGTTTCGACCGATGCTGCTCGTGCCCCGTTCGCGATTGCACGGCACGCCGCTGGACATCAAGGGGGGAGGCAGGTCGGTGTCGGTCGTCGTCTGGGCGATCCGCGAGAGCGGCACCCATGCGCTCGCGGGGATCTGGCACGAAGGGGTCGACCTGAAACACGCCTCCAACGCGGACGCGGTGAAGGGGGCGCCGGGGCAGCGTCAGTACGCGTTGTTCGCGGGCTTGAACAAGGGGGGCAGCGCCTGCGGCCACGTCTCCGAGAACGGACGCGGTTCGTTCCTGAACAAGTACGCGTTGCACAAGTGCAACTCGGTCCCGCGGTCGCCGGAGGTAGCGGGCGATTCTCCCGCCGGAGTGCTTGACGCCTCTTGGCAAACCTTTGCGATGACGTTCGACGACGGCCGCGACGAACTGACCGGCTGGCTCGATGGCGTGGCCGGCGAACGCTGGCTTGATGACCCCAAGAAGGCCGGACTGCTTTCCTACGCCTACAACGCCTACATGCAGGGGCACTACCACCGCATCCCCGGGACGCAGCCGGACGAGGACGAAACGTTTCCACCGGACCAGTACTACAACCCGCCCGAAGAGGAGCTCTTGGCGATGGAGGTCACGCGCCAGAACCCGACGGAGAGGGTCGAACGCCGCGACTATCGGAACACCCGGGTCGAAGTGACCCTAGCGAAGAACAAGCGCGGCGTGTGGACCGAAACGAGCCGCGATCTGGTTGCGTTGCGGTTGAATCCGTGGTGGTATCCCCACGGCATCTATGCGCCGGAAGACGCCACGACCGGCGGTCCGTTCACCATCGGCCGGGTCATCCACAACGGGCGGAGCGTCGGTTTCACGGGCTGGATCGGCGGCGTGGCGGTGTACGACCGGGCGCTCACCGCGGACGAGTTGGCGGCGCTATCCGCTTGCGCGGAGCCGCCTAGCCAGTGA
- a CDS encoding REP-associated tyrosine transposase, giving the protein MAPHRKTCKRYDTPGDAHFLTFSCFRRLPLLDRDRSRGWLLQALRLGQTKQMFDLWAYVIMPEHVHVILLPRSDARIAEILTTIKQSTSKRALVWLRENAPDYLPQLSDAQPNGTHCYRFWQRGGGYDRNMRSVRDVHEKIRYIHENPVRRGLVKRSTDWHWSSAAAWSTGIDEPIAIDRDSAPGLTILDERTNGNLMNVDY; this is encoded by the coding sequence ATGGCTCCGCACCGCAAGACATGCAAACGGTACGACACTCCCGGCGACGCCCATTTCCTCACGTTTAGTTGCTTCCGCCGGCTTCCGCTGCTGGATCGCGACCGCTCGCGTGGGTGGCTGCTTCAGGCGCTCCGGCTCGGCCAAACGAAGCAGATGTTCGACCTCTGGGCGTATGTCATCATGCCGGAGCACGTTCACGTGATCTTGCTGCCGCGCAGCGACGCCCGCATCGCTGAGATCCTGACGACGATCAAACAATCGACTTCGAAGCGGGCACTCGTGTGGCTGCGTGAAAACGCGCCAGACTACTTGCCGCAGCTCAGTGACGCCCAACCCAACGGCACACACTGCTATCGGTTCTGGCAACGCGGTGGCGGGTACGACCGCAACATGCGCTCGGTGCGCGACGTGCATGAGAAGATTCGCTACATCCACGAGAACCCGGTGCGACGCGGTTTGGTCAAGCGGTCGACCGACTGGCATTGGTCGAGCGCCGCGGCATGGTCGACAGGCATAGATGAGCCGATCGCGATTGATCGCGACAGCGCACCGGGCCTAACGATTCTTGACGAGCGCACCAATGGCAATTTGATGAACGTCGATTATTGA
- a CDS encoding helix-turn-helix domain-containing protein has protein sequence MRVAVAITLTDDERKTLMKWSRGRSTPMRLVKRAQVVLLAAAGKTNLEISHEVGMARRPVGVWRKRFAEGRLAAIEKDAPRPGRPSPEPGAMLHACVGMCGSVGLRLW, from the coding sequence ATGCGGGTAGCGGTTGCGATCACGTTGACGGACGACGAGCGAAAGACACTGATGAAGTGGAGCCGCGGGCGCAGCACGCCGATGCGGCTGGTGAAGCGGGCCCAGGTGGTGCTGCTGGCCGCGGCCGGGAAGACCAACTTGGAGATCTCTCACGAGGTCGGCATGGCGCGTCGGCCGGTTGGGGTGTGGCGGAAGCGGTTCGCAGAGGGTCGGCTGGCGGCGATCGAGAAGGACGCCCCGCGGCCCGGCCGCCCCAGCCCCGAGCCGGGTGCCATGCTCCACGCTTGCGTGGGCATGTGTGGCTCGGTAGGCCTTCGCCTCTGGTGA
- a CDS encoding FRG domain-containing protein, translated as MTKSILLMKEELSRALMTIVLDTAEEFVDAILPTGPYFRMFAPSEWLLFRGVSRESYKLIPSALRSLAAAQGSGGNAGIPGTDHWKEVIRREARSISQFFRNLDAGGLPVPGDCNAIRNYLHEYSQDGLLERDFEEGLIEWPPTELLPLMGVAQHHGLPTRMLDWTRSAMVAGYFAAFSAAQRNKLGQPHGDRESDNRFSVWWFSPPTLGLDSRSSTHGGGSFRRLRIVTTPAALNPNLQAQNGVFTVLTQRREHLDGVVDATPLHIALEDHPTCRQIRLFTRISAPSTEAGKVLWLLAKHDIRARSIFPGLDGAARDVIESSLRKDAYIEGVLRQIADSKDSRSQ; from the coding sequence TTGACCAAAAGCATACTGCTGATGAAAGAAGAGCTGAGCCGAGCCTTGATGACGATAGTGCTAGACACGGCCGAAGAGTTCGTTGATGCGATACTTCCAACTGGCCCGTACTTTAGGATGTTCGCACCTTCTGAGTGGCTGCTTTTTAGGGGGGTAAGCAGAGAGTCGTACAAGTTGATACCGAGCGCACTTAGAAGTCTGGCCGCCGCCCAAGGAAGCGGCGGCAACGCGGGCATCCCAGGCACCGACCACTGGAAGGAAGTTATTCGGCGGGAGGCCAGATCAATATCTCAGTTCTTTCGCAATCTTGATGCCGGCGGCTTGCCTGTTCCTGGCGATTGCAACGCAATCAGAAACTACCTCCACGAGTATTCGCAGGATGGCTTACTGGAACGTGACTTCGAGGAAGGGCTGATCGAATGGCCCCCGACTGAACTTCTTCCGTTGATGGGTGTGGCGCAGCATCATGGATTACCGACGCGAATGCTCGACTGGACGCGAAGCGCTATGGTCGCCGGCTACTTTGCAGCGTTTTCGGCGGCGCAACGGAATAAACTTGGCCAGCCGCATGGCGATCGAGAGTCTGACAACCGCTTTTCTGTTTGGTGGTTTAGTCCACCAACGCTAGGCCTGGACAGTCGAAGTTCCACGCACGGGGGCGGTTCCTTTAGAAGGCTACGCATTGTCACGACGCCCGCTGCCTTGAACCCAAATCTGCAAGCTCAGAATGGTGTCTTCACGGTGCTGACGCAACGTCGAGAACACTTGGATGGCGTGGTCGACGCCACTCCCCTTCATATTGCGCTCGAAGATCACCCGACATGTCGGCAGATACGACTCTTCACGCGAATTAGCGCGCCATCGACGGAAGCTGGCAAGGTTCTTTGGCTTCTGGCTAAGCACGACATACGAGCAAGGAGCATTTTCCCCGGACTCGATGGAGCTGCCAGAGACGTCATTGAGTCATCCCTACGGAAGGATGCGTACATTGAAGGGGTTCTTCGGCAGATTGCTGATTCCAAGGATTCCCGAAGCCAGTAG
- a CDS encoding alpha/beta hydrolase family protein has product MKHSPHARHCLLLLALAACGCDGTKQPAPQGRASVATRSEPAEAHPAPNPSQGAPTLAEVREGFETRLVREEEPGGPPDDPADDPQHGGAYKLISYKSPVGELAAYVTPNPDDGDPGDGARRPAIVWITGGDCNSIGDVWTPQPRANDQSASAFRKAGVVMMFPSLRGGNDNPGRREGFLGEVDDVLAATDYLAALPYVDPKQLYLGGHSTGGTLAMLVAESDDSADGRYQAVFALGPVAAASQYGGQFIYCDPNDKQEVALRSPLFWLDGVRCPLYVFEGADGGNWQAARLMQEENKNPNVRFYPVPGHDHFSVIAPLAEMLAGQVAAGEVEVTEGMVVGLE; this is encoded by the coding sequence ATGAAACACTCGCCCCACGCACGGCACTGCCTGCTGCTGCTCGCGCTCGCTGCCTGCGGTTGCGACGGCACGAAGCAGCCCGCGCCCCAGGGTCGCGCCTCGGTCGCCACGCGCAGCGAACCCGCCGAGGCCCACCCCGCCCCGAACCCCTCACAGGGGGCGCCGACGCTGGCCGAGGTGCGCGAAGGGTTTGAAACCCGCTTGGTGCGCGAAGAAGAACCGGGCGGCCCGCCGGACGACCCCGCGGACGACCCCCAGCACGGCGGCGCCTATAAGCTCATCAGCTACAAGTCGCCCGTCGGCGAGTTGGCGGCGTACGTCACCCCCAACCCCGACGATGGGGACCCCGGCGACGGCGCCCGGCGCCCGGCGATCGTGTGGATCACCGGCGGCGACTGCAACTCCATCGGCGACGTCTGGACCCCGCAGCCCCGCGCCAACGACCAATCGGCCAGCGCGTTCCGCAAAGCCGGGGTGGTGATGATGTTCCCCTCCCTCCGCGGCGGCAACGACAACCCGGGCCGGCGCGAGGGGTTCCTCGGCGAGGTGGACGACGTGCTGGCCGCCACCGACTACCTAGCGGCGCTGCCGTACGTCGACCCCAAGCAGCTTTACCTAGGGGGCCACAGCACCGGCGGCACGCTGGCGATGCTGGTCGCCGAGAGCGACGATTCTGCCGATGGACGGTATCAGGCTGTCTTCGCCCTCGGCCCGGTAGCCGCGGCCAGCCAGTACGGCGGGCAGTTCATCTACTGCGACCCCAACGACAAGCAGGAGGTAGCGCTGCGCAGCCCGCTGTTCTGGCTCGACGGCGTCCGCTGCCCGCTGTACGTGTTCGAGGGCGCCGACGGCGGCAACTGGCAAGCAGCCCGGCTGATGCAAGAAGAGAACAAGAACCCCAACGTCCGCTTCTACCCCGTGCCGGGGCACGATCATTTTAGTGTGATCGCGCCGCTGGCGGAGATGTTGGCCGGACAGGTCGCGGCGGGGGAGGTGGAGGTGACGGAGGGGATGGTGGTGGGGTTGGAGTAG
- a CDS encoding SRPBCC family protein, producing the protein MAKPMLTKQVSIAAPPRAVFDLAADFPNAATHVPGIDKIEMLTEGPVGVGTRFRETRGKMGAETLEVTRFEPPTQMCVEADSCGCRFASTFHFIPEGEGTLVRMEIASEPRTFFAKLMSPLGGLMAGVMGRMIEKDLEGLKQVAESGTEVGRG; encoded by the coding sequence ATGGCCAAACCGATGCTCACCAAGCAGGTCTCTATCGCCGCGCCGCCGCGGGCGGTGTTCGACCTGGCGGCGGACTTCCCGAACGCGGCCACGCACGTGCCGGGGATCGACAAGATCGAGATGCTGACCGAGGGCCCGGTGGGGGTGGGCACACGGTTCCGCGAGACGCGCGGGAAGATGGGCGCCGAGACGCTGGAGGTGACCCGCTTCGAGCCGCCGACGCAGATGTGCGTCGAGGCCGACTCGTGCGGGTGCCGGTTCGCCTCGACGTTCCACTTCATCCCGGAGGGGGAGGGGACGCTGGTGCGGATGGAGATCGCCAGCGAGCCGCGGACCTTTTTCGCCAAGCTGATGTCGCCGCTGGGCGGGTTGATGGCGGGGGTGATGGGCAGGATGATCGAGAAGGACCTGGAGGGGCTGAAGCAGGTTGCTGAATCTGGGACGGAAGTTGGTAGAGGTTAG
- the rph gene encoding ribonuclease PH has product MPRPDGRAADQLRPVSIERNATGLAAGRVLMRAGETIVLCTASVSNDVPPWMAGRGKGWVTAEYNMLPGSTSPRKPRDRQKVDGRTTEIQRLIGRCLRSVIDLEALGERSVTIDCDVLQADGGTRTASITGGFVALVEAIRSTGLDPGAVLTDTVAAVSVGLVGESPLLDLCYQEDYAARVDMNVVATGAGRFVEVQGAGEESTFTRQELDALLTLAEQGVARLAAAQREALGADWPA; this is encoded by the coding sequence ATGCCCCGTCCCGATGGCCGTGCCGCGGATCAGCTCCGCCCTGTATCGATCGAGCGCAACGCTACCGGCCTGGCGGCGGGGCGGGTGCTGATGCGGGCCGGGGAGACGATCGTGCTGTGCACGGCGAGCGTGTCGAACGACGTTCCGCCCTGGATGGCGGGGCGCGGCAAGGGGTGGGTGACGGCCGAGTACAACATGCTGCCCGGCAGCACCTCGCCGCGCAAGCCGCGGGACCGGCAGAAGGTGGACGGACGCACGACCGAGATCCAGCGGCTGATCGGTCGGTGCCTGCGGTCGGTGATCGACCTCGAAGCGCTGGGCGAACGGTCGGTGACCATCGACTGCGACGTGCTGCAGGCCGACGGCGGCACGCGGACCGCCAGCATCACCGGCGGATTCGTGGCGCTGGTCGAGGCGATCCGCTCGACGGGTCTCGACCCGGGTGCGGTGCTCACGGACACCGTGGCGGCGGTGAGCGTGGGGCTGGTGGGCGAGTCGCCGCTGCTGGACCTCTGCTACCAAGAAGACTACGCCGCGCGGGTCGACATGAACGTGGTGGCGACCGGCGCCGGACGGTTTGTCGAGGTGCAGGGCGCGGGCGAAGAGTCGACGTTCACGCGCCAGGAGCTGGACGCGCTGCTGACGCTCGCCGAACAAGGCGTGGCCCGGTTGGCGGCCGCCCAGCGCGAAGCGCTGGGCGCCGACTGGCCGGCGTAG
- a CDS encoding 3-keto-disaccharide hydrolase: MPRFLLPTLALTFVLVPFALAQPATDAAPAATQAGDDGLKPLISPKDFHADHFHGWTQRGGKATYHVEGDEIVGTSVPNTPNSFLCSNKLYDDFVLEFDVKIDSGLNSGVQIRSECFDEPTTSQGRKIPAGRVHGYQVEIDPTPRAYSGGIYDEARRGWLNDLKGPEHADARAAFKPAEWNHYRVVAKGDRLQTWINGVPAADLTDDVTGEGFIALQVHGIGDAAHAGKQVRWKNVKLKELGDE; the protein is encoded by the coding sequence ATGCCACGATTTCTACTACCAACGCTCGCGTTGACGTTTGTGTTGGTTCCCTTTGCGTTAGCACAGCCGGCTACCGATGCCGCCCCCGCCGCCACGCAGGCCGGCGACGATGGGCTGAAGCCGTTGATCAGCCCAAAGGACTTTCACGCGGATCACTTCCACGGCTGGACCCAGCGCGGCGGCAAGGCGACGTACCACGTTGAGGGGGACGAGATCGTCGGCACCAGCGTCCCAAACACCCCCAACTCGTTCCTCTGCTCCAACAAGCTGTACGACGACTTTGTGCTCGAGTTCGACGTGAAGATCGACTCGGGCCTGAACTCCGGCGTGCAGATCCGCAGCGAGTGCTTCGACGAGCCCACCACCAGCCAGGGAAGGAAGATCCCCGCCGGCCGCGTGCACGGCTATCAGGTCGAGATCGACCCCACGCCGCGGGCCTACTCCGGCGGCATCTACGACGAGGCCCGGCGCGGTTGGCTGAACGACCTCAAGGGCCCCGAGCACGCCGACGCGCGTGCGGCTTTCAAGCCGGCTGAATGGAACCATTACCGCGTTGTGGCCAAGGGGGATCGTCTCCAAACCTGGATTAATGGCGTCCCGGCCGCCGACCTCACCGACGACGTGACCGGCGAGGGCTTCATCGCACTTCAGGTGCATGGCATCGGCGACGCGGCCCATGCCGGGAAGCAGGTCCGCTGGAAGAACGTCAAGCTCAAAGAGCTCGGCGACGAGTAG
- a CDS encoding UDP-2,3-diacylglucosamine diphosphatase has product MVRSLFVSDIHLGCRHSQAEPFRELLQRYEPRYLYVVGDFIDGWKLKRRWRWLPVYDRILQRLMTLKRSGTELLYTPGNHDAFLRNFLANFGVVEVRDRFVHVTADGRRFLVTHGDQFDKVEQGMPWLSLVASYAYDVLLSTNWLVNKLRGKKDDPYAFCGMIKRRVKYLVSHVSEFEEKVIESALASRCSGIICGHVHAPRIVEVGGLAYCNTGDWVENCSALVEYHDGSMDLVRRNGEVIAHLPVPAAPDFPNIDSPIESQERLEGAEVEGVLVA; this is encoded by the coding sequence GTGGTCCGCTCCCTGTTTGTCAGCGATATCCACCTGGGCTGCCGGCACTCTCAGGCAGAGCCGTTCCGGGAACTCCTGCAGCGCTACGAGCCTCGCTACCTATACGTCGTTGGAGACTTTATCGACGGCTGGAAGCTCAAACGCCGCTGGCGTTGGCTGCCGGTGTACGACCGCATCCTTCAGCGCTTGATGACCCTAAAGCGGAGCGGCACAGAGCTCCTCTACACGCCCGGCAATCACGACGCCTTCCTGCGGAACTTCCTCGCCAATTTTGGCGTCGTTGAGGTCCGCGATCGCTTTGTCCACGTCACGGCCGACGGCCGGCGATTCCTGGTCACGCACGGCGACCAATTCGACAAGGTCGAGCAAGGAATGCCCTGGCTGTCCCTGGTCGCCAGCTACGCCTACGACGTGCTGTTATCGACGAACTGGCTGGTCAACAAGCTGCGCGGCAAGAAGGACGACCCGTACGCGTTCTGCGGCATGATCAAGCGTCGCGTGAAGTACCTCGTAAGTCACGTCAGTGAGTTCGAAGAGAAGGTGATCGAAAGCGCCCTGGCCAGCCGCTGCAGCGGCATCATCTGCGGCCACGTGCACGCCCCTCGGATCGTCGAGGTGGGCGGCCTAGCCTACTGCAACACAGGCGACTGGGTAGAAAACTGTTCGGCGCTGGTGGAGTACCACGACGGCTCGATGGACCTGGTCCGCCGCAACGGCGAAGTCATCGCCCACCTCCCCGTTCCTGCCGCCCCAGACTTTCCGAACATCGACTCGCCGATCGAATCGCAAGAACGGCTCGAAGGAGCAGAGGTCGAAGGAGTATTGGTCGCCTAG
- the miaE gene encoding tRNA-(ms[2]io[6]A)-hydroxylase gives MLHLATPTSERWLRQVDQRLDLVLIDHAHCEKKAASTALNLIFAYVEDQELCRAMTEIVNEELEHFHLVLDLLRRRGIRFRRLTPSAYGRKLNDLVRKQEPARAVDRLLVAGLIEARSCERFQQLADHVDDQELATFYQSLFESEARHHTTYTKLARNYAPPEEVNRRLDELALLEAAIVEQGESEPRMHS, from the coding sequence ATGCTCCACCTCGCCACACCCACCTCCGAACGCTGGCTCCGCCAGGTCGACCAGCGGCTCGACCTGGTGTTGATCGACCACGCTCACTGCGAGAAGAAGGCGGCCAGCACGGCGCTGAATCTGATCTTCGCCTACGTCGAAGACCAGGAACTGTGCCGGGCGATGACCGAGATCGTCAATGAAGAGCTGGAGCACTTCCACCTCGTGCTCGACCTGCTCCGGCGTCGCGGCATCCGCTTCCGCCGTCTGACCCCCAGCGCCTACGGACGCAAGCTCAACGATCTGGTGCGCAAGCAAGAACCCGCCCGCGCCGTCGATCGACTGCTGGTCGCCGGGCTGATCGAGGCCCGCAGTTGTGAACGTTTTCAGCAACTTGCCGACCACGTCGACGATCAAGAACTCGCGACGTTCTATCAAAGCCTGTTCGAGTCCGAAGCAAGGCACCACACCACGTACACGAAGCTCGCCCGCAACTACGCACCGCCAGAAGAAGTGAACCGCAGGCTGGACGAGCTCGCGTTGCTAGAAGCCGCAATCGTCGAGCAAGGAGAAAGCGAGCCCAGGATGCACAGCTAA
- a CDS encoding SDR family NAD(P)-dependent oxidoreductase, which yields MATPLNPTLQRYAVVTGGGAGIGEAFARRLAEDGFVVAIVDCDEGAAESVAQSLSGAISHKLDVSDDLAWAQLEGTLRSRWPRVDLLVNCAGMLHGGPLLTTSADSARRILDVNLLGAVFGCQTLGPWMAEAPPLAWPRGVINVASIFAPLAPPGFAIYSASKAGLLSLSDSLRGELRPLGLRATAVLPGVVRTGLFARATYASEPFQQAASQYLSESVLAPEAVAHAGLHGFARNRPHVVVGRRARWYWTLKRAAPGRTIDRVAAVALRRIGAEAFRPPAPPST from the coding sequence ATGGCGACTCCCCTCAATCCGACTCTCCAGCGGTATGCCGTCGTCACAGGCGGGGGAGCGGGTATTGGGGAAGCATTCGCACGCCGATTAGCAGAGGATGGATTCGTGGTCGCGATTGTCGACTGCGACGAGGGAGCCGCCGAATCCGTCGCCCAATCGCTTTCCGGGGCCATCAGCCACAAACTCGACGTCTCAGACGACCTTGCTTGGGCCCAGCTAGAGGGCACGCTCCGGTCGCGGTGGCCCCGTGTGGACCTTCTGGTGAACTGCGCGGGCATGCTGCACGGCGGTCCGCTGCTGACGACCAGCGCGGACTCGGCCCGACGCATCCTCGACGTCAATCTGCTGGGCGCAGTGTTCGGATGTCAGACGCTCGGCCCTTGGATGGCAGAAGCCCCTCCCTTGGCTTGGCCGCGGGGGGTGATCAATGTGGCGTCGATTTTCGCACCGCTGGCCCCGCCGGGGTTTGCCATCTACAGCGCGTCCAAAGCCGGGCTCTTGTCGCTCAGCGACTCGCTCCGCGGCGAACTGCGGCCCCTGGGGCTCCGGGCAACCGCCGTGCTGCCAGGAGTGGTCCGCACCGGCTTGTTCGCCCGGGCGACCTACGCGAGCGAACCCTTCCAGCAAGCAGCAAGCCAGTACCTAAGTGAGTCGGTGCTGGCGCCCGAAGCCGTGGCGCACGCCGGGCTGCACGGATTTGCTCGAAATCGCCCGCATGTTGTGGTCGGGCGTCGCGCCCGTTGGTACTGGACCTTGAAACGAGCAGCCCCAGGCCGGACGATAGATCGGGTGGCGGCCGTGGCGCTGCGCCGGATCGGCGCCGAAGCCTTCCGCCCCCCCGCTCCCCCCTCAACGTAG